One window of Candidatus Poribacteria bacterium genomic DNA carries:
- a CDS encoding AMP-binding protein: MERSLELALPALPDETTLTALLAGTVRTHGDKVALRIQRDRAWTEVTYGTLFEQSQRLAADLVASGYSPGSRAILYAESQPEWVIAYFGCTAAGMTVVPLDPQTPFDEVHAIARFTDARLIFHSQAVLANAPSAMGTDPTFDLPDVRRVEDLAGQLPPRVSDKTTDLGTPSESASIIFTAGTTVDPKGVVLTHRNFVANMQSVSAVLEPFETDEFLSILPLNHAFEFTNGLLIPIATGATVTYSGSLKPRNIVDTLQRIQATVMLGMPRVYQMLYETVRRRTQNGDGDLRSDLRMLFGDSIRVLVSGGAALDPDVYTAFVEAGIPIHEGYGLTETAPVLTVNPLHQTRKGSVGMPLPGVDLRIESPDSDGIGEIVVRGSNVMAGYFRNETATAKVLRDGWLYTGDLGYLDERGYLHITGRSKDVIVTSAGKNVYPDEVELLYKSVPHVREMCVVGIKDAQRREEVHGVFVLSRGDARDASVRQEIHASLADIGGRIPSYQRIQHVHFWEHELPKTHQMTVKREDVRSLLSAGEVPSDPTEVPPSETARTWEQGSWEAQLVGEIARIAGVDSTAIQPGHDFDRDLNLDSLMKVELLAMLESNLQILLPDHIALKFQTVQDVMDYIAPHMGETRGPEPAFQRQAVTLGALPSKEYESQYLVKSRLQNLLAGLFRFGAGVMYRSLFHLRTTGVENLPKSGPFIIAANHCSHLDSAAILTTLRRRAKDTHVLGAKDYFFDSYVKGWLVSTFLNVLPFDRYGDFVRSLGLSQRAVEMGRSLLIFPEGTRSRTGEIQPFKPGLGLLALELGVPIVPAYIDGTYQALPKGQFLPQLAPVRVHLGEPITVEPYIARREREPHYPLYREITCRVQEKVADLRAAASSHS, translated from the coding sequence GTGGAACGGAGTCTGGAGCTGGCGCTTCCTGCTCTCCCGGACGAAACCACTTTGACGGCACTGCTGGCGGGCACTGTCCGTACCCACGGCGATAAGGTCGCTTTGCGGATCCAGCGAGACCGCGCGTGGACCGAAGTCACGTACGGCACGCTCTTCGAGCAGTCGCAGCGTTTGGCAGCCGATCTGGTCGCCAGTGGCTACTCTCCTGGGTCGCGTGCGATCCTCTATGCCGAGAGCCAGCCCGAATGGGTCATCGCCTACTTCGGCTGCACTGCCGCCGGAATGACCGTGGTTCCCCTCGATCCGCAGACGCCGTTCGACGAAGTCCACGCCATTGCCCGGTTCACAGACGCCCGGCTGATCTTCCACTCGCAGGCGGTGTTGGCGAACGCCCCGAGCGCGATGGGCACAGACCCGACGTTCGATCTGCCGGACGTGCGGCGAGTCGAAGACCTCGCCGGTCAACTGCCGCCGAGGGTATCCGACAAGACGACCGACCTCGGAACGCCATCGGAGTCGGCGTCGATCATTTTCACAGCCGGTACGACGGTCGATCCGAAGGGCGTGGTTCTGACGCATCGGAACTTCGTCGCCAACATGCAGAGCGTTTCTGCCGTGCTGGAGCCGTTCGAGACGGACGAGTTCCTGTCGATCCTGCCGCTGAACCATGCGTTCGAGTTCACGAACGGTTTGCTGATTCCGATTGCCACTGGCGCAACCGTGACCTATTCCGGCTCGCTGAAACCCCGCAACATCGTGGACACGCTTCAGCGGATCCAGGCAACCGTGATGCTCGGGATGCCGCGCGTCTACCAGATGCTGTACGAGACGGTCCGGCGTCGGACCCAGAACGGCGATGGCGACCTCCGTTCCGACCTCCGCATGTTGTTCGGCGACAGCATCCGCGTGCTGGTCAGCGGAGGGGCGGCGCTCGACCCCGACGTATACACCGCGTTCGTCGAAGCGGGCATCCCCATCCACGAGGGCTATGGACTGACTGAAACGGCTCCCGTCCTCACCGTGAATCCGCTCCATCAGACGCGAAAAGGCTCTGTCGGCATGCCCCTGCCTGGTGTGGACCTGCGCATCGAGTCGCCGGATTCCGACGGAATCGGTGAGATCGTCGTCCGGGGATCGAACGTGATGGCGGGCTACTTCCGCAACGAGACGGCGACCGCCAAGGTGCTGCGCGACGGCTGGCTCTACACGGGTGACTTGGGCTACCTCGACGAGCGAGGCTACCTGCACATCACCGGCAGAAGCAAGGATGTCATCGTCACGAGCGCCGGGAAGAACGTCTACCCCGACGAGGTCGAGCTGCTCTACAAGAGCGTGCCGCACGTCCGAGAGATGTGCGTGGTCGGTATCAAGGACGCGCAGCGCCGCGAGGAAGTCCACGGTGTGTTCGTGCTGTCACGCGGCGACGCCCGCGACGCCTCAGTTCGGCAGGAGATCCATGCGTCGTTGGCGGATATCGGCGGGCGGATTCCATCGTATCAGCGGATCCAGCACGTCCATTTCTGGGAACACGAGCTGCCCAAGACGCACCAGATGACCGTGAAGCGCGAGGACGTCCGCTCCCTGCTTTCGGCTGGGGAAGTTCCGTCCGACCCGACCGAAGTTCCGCCGAGCGAGACAGCGCGAACGTGGGAGCAGGGCTCGTGGGAAGCCCAACTGGTGGGCGAGATCGCGCGCATCGCCGGCGTCGATTCGACAGCTATTCAGCCCGGACACGACTTCGACCGCGATCTCAACCTCGACTCGCTGATGAAGGTCGAGCTCCTGGCGATGCTGGAGTCGAACCTCCAGATCCTCCTGCCGGACCATATCGCGCTGAAGTTCCAGACCGTGCAAGACGTGATGGACTACATCGCTCCCCACATGGGAGAGACCCGGGGACCGGAGCCGGCGTTCCAGCGACAAGCGGTGACCTTGGGGGCTCTGCCATCCAAGGAGTACGAGTCTCAGTACCTCGTCAAGTCGCGTCTCCAGAACCTGCTCGCGGGGTTGTTCCGGTTCGGCGCGGGCGTGATGTATCGATCGCTGTTTCATCTGCGGACGACGGGCGTCGAGAACCTGCCGAAGTCGGGTCCCTTCATCATCGCCGCCAATCACTGCAGCCACCTCGACAGCGCCGCGATCCTGACCACGCTGCGTCGCCGCGCCAAAGACACGCATGTCCTAGGCGCCAAAGACTACTTCTTCGATTCCTACGTCAAGGGATGGCTCGTCAGCACGTTCCTGAACGTGCTGCCGTTCGACCGGTACGGCGACTTCGTGCGGAGTCTCGGGCTGTCCCAGCGGGCTGTCGAGATGGGCAGGTCGCTGCTGATCTTCCCGGAGGGCACGCGCTCGCGCACCGGCGAGATTCAGCCGTTCAAGCCCGGACTGGGGCTGCTTGCCCTCGAGCTCGGCGTGCCAATCGTGCCGGCGTATATCGATGGAACCTACCAGGCGCTGCCGAAGGGGCAGTTCCTGCCGCAGTTGGCGCCGGTTCGGGTCCATCTCGGCGAACCGATCACGGTGGAGCCTTACATCGCTCGCCGTGAGCGGGAACCCCACTATCCTCTCTACCGCGAAATCACCTGCCGCGTTCAGGAAAAGGTCGCCGATCTCCGCGCGGCGGCTTCCTCACATTCTTGA